In Equus przewalskii isolate Varuska chromosome 15, EquPr2, whole genome shotgun sequence, a single genomic region encodes these proteins:
- the LOC139076069 gene encoding kinetoplast-associated protein 1-like has protein sequence MLPPCRPRLRRAGGGAAAAAGRPWLRGGDGAGRGGAGLARGARRCGAGAAPPRLPPSPAPPPALPPPAPRAAPPPAPRAAAGRAGRALRPPRAGEEFAKCRLRREAERAPERPARRRRRGGRARRREGAACRPAPLTRLCRLVTAAPSRSDV, from the coding sequence ATGCTCCCGCCGTGCCGGCCGCGTCTCAGGCgagcgggcggcggggcggcggcggcggcggggcggccaTGGCTGCGCGGCGGGGACGGCGCGGGGCGCGGCGGCGCGGGGCTCGCCCGGGGGGCGCGGCGGTGCGGGGCTGGCGCGGCCCCGCCTCGGCTCCCGCCTTCGCCGGCGCCGCCCCCGGCGCTCCCGCCTcccgcgccccgcgccgccccgccgcccgcaccccgcgccgccgccgggcGGGCAGGGCGGGCGCTGCGGCCGCCGCGGGCGGGCGAGGAGTTTGCAAAGTGCCGGCTGCGGCGCGAGGCGGAGCGGGCGCCCGAGCGGCCCGCGCGGAGGaggcggcggggcgggcgcgcgAGACGGCGGGAGGGCGCCGCCTGCCGGCCCGCGCCCCTGACCCGCCTCTGTCGCCTTGTCACCGCCGCCCCCAGCCGTTCTGatgtataa